Proteins from one Faecalibacterium sp. I3-3-33 genomic window:
- a CDS encoding DUF512 domain-containing protein, producing MAIRIEQVDAGSEAEALGLAPGDELLSVDDNELNDSLDYDFYTDSSSFHLKARVADGIREWEVQRPQRGPFGCGFKTYLGDEKHTCSNHCMFCFIDQMPPGMRESLYFKDDDERLSFLFGNYITMTNMQDHEIDRIIKMHISPINISVHTTNPQLRVRMLANKRGGEVLKYLPRLVEGGIAVNCQLVLCRGINDGDELRRTLADLLELTPMVQSIAAVPCGITDYRKNLYPQVPYDARTSAEVIDIMEEFGDECKRRHGKRIIYPSDEWYLKAGRPIPAAAFYEDYDQLENGVGMMRLFEEEFLAELDKPHRIYGTKELDVVTGTMAAPLITRMMEELHRQYPMITVHVHTIQNRFFGGNVGVTGLITATDIIAQCAGKLATKTLGIPAVMLREEKDTFLDDITVEQLGERLGVKVEVLPTAGGDEARALLRSGLHIARRRKSGS from the coding sequence ATGGCGATACGGATCGAGCAGGTGGATGCCGGCAGCGAGGCCGAGGCTCTTGGCCTTGCCCCCGGCGACGAACTGCTGAGCGTGGACGATAACGAGTTGAACGACTCGCTGGACTACGATTTTTATACCGACAGCAGCAGCTTCCACCTGAAGGCCCGCGTGGCAGACGGCATCCGGGAGTGGGAGGTGCAGCGGCCGCAGCGCGGCCCCTTTGGCTGCGGGTTCAAGACCTATCTGGGCGATGAAAAACATACCTGCTCCAACCACTGTATGTTCTGCTTCATCGACCAGATGCCCCCGGGTATGCGCGAGAGCCTGTATTTTAAGGATGATGACGAGCGGCTGAGCTTTTTGTTCGGCAACTACATCACCATGACCAATATGCAGGATCACGAGATCGACCGCATCATCAAGATGCACATCTCGCCCATCAATATCTCGGTGCACACCACCAACCCCCAGCTGCGGGTGCGGATGCTGGCCAATAAGCGCGGCGGCGAGGTGCTCAAGTACCTGCCCCGTCTGGTGGAGGGCGGCATTGCCGTCAACTGTCAGCTGGTGCTCTGCCGCGGCATCAACGACGGCGACGAGCTGCGCCGCACCCTTGCCGACCTGCTGGAGCTGACCCCCATGGTGCAAAGCATTGCAGCCGTGCCCTGCGGCATTACGGATTACCGCAAAAATCTGTACCCGCAGGTGCCCTACGATGCAAGGACCAGCGCCGAGGTCATCGACATTATGGAAGAATTCGGCGATGAATGTAAGCGCCGCCACGGCAAGCGCATCATCTACCCCAGTGATGAATGGTACCTCAAGGCGGGCCGCCCCATCCCCGCGGCGGCGTTCTACGAGGACTACGACCAGCTGGAAAACGGCGTGGGCATGATGCGCTTGTTTGAGGAAGAATTTCTGGCAGAACTGGACAAGCCCCACCGTATCTACGGCACCAAGGAGCTGGACGTGGTCACCGGCACCATGGCAGCACCCCTCATCACCCGCATGATGGAGGAGCTGCACCGCCAGTACCCCATGATCACCGTGCACGTCCACACCATCCAGAACCGCTTTTTCGGCGGCAATGTGGGTGTGACCGGTCTGATCACCGCCACCGATATCATTGCCCAGTGTGCTGGCAAACTTGCTACAAAAACGCTGGGCATCCCGGCTGTGATGCTGCGGGAGGAAAAGGATACCTTCCTTGACGATATCACGGTGGAGCAGCTGGGGGAGCGGCTGGGCGTAAAAGTGGAGGTACTGCCTACGGCAGGCGGGGACGAAGCCCGCGCCTTGCTGCGCAGCGGCCTGCACATCGCCCGCAGAAGAAAGAGCGGCAGCTGA
- the der gene encoding ribosome biogenesis GTPase Der yields the protein MSKPIVAVVGRPNVGKSTLFNKLCGQRLAIVEDTPGITRDRIFANCEWNGHEFLLVDTGGIEPKATEGILAHMREQAQIAIDTADCIIMVTDVRNGLTAADEDVAHMLRRSHKPIILAVNKCDKVGEAPMELYEFYNLGFDEVMPISSVHGHGTGDLLDAVCAHLDFSETVVEEDRIPVAIIGRPNVGKSSLTNRILGENRMIVANEAGTTRDAIDTPVDNAYGKFIFTDTAGLRKRSNISDGLERYMVVRALAAVERSRVALILVDATVGFTEQDSKVAGYAHEQGKACIIVVNKWDAVEGKETNTMELQRRGYAECFSFMGYAPIIFISAQTGYNVNKLMQLIRDVDAENDARVPTGVLNEMLARATARMQPPSDKGRRLKIYYLTQASTRPPTFVAFVNAKHLFHFSYQRYLINQIRENFGLEHTPIRLVVRERGSGEVGAKDV from the coding sequence ATGAGCAAACCGATCGTAGCAGTGGTGGGCCGCCCCAACGTGGGCAAATCCACCCTGTTCAATAAGCTGTGCGGCCAGCGCCTTGCCATTGTGGAGGATACCCCGGGCATTACCCGCGACCGCATTTTTGCCAACTGCGAGTGGAACGGCCACGAGTTTTTGCTGGTGGATACCGGCGGCATCGAGCCCAAGGCCACCGAGGGCATTCTGGCCCACATGCGCGAGCAGGCGCAGATCGCTATTGACACCGCCGACTGCATCATCATGGTTACGGACGTGCGCAACGGCCTGACCGCAGCCGACGAGGACGTGGCGCACATGCTGCGCCGCAGCCACAAGCCCATCATTCTTGCCGTGAACAAGTGCGACAAGGTGGGCGAGGCTCCCATGGAGCTGTACGAGTTCTACAACCTCGGCTTTGACGAGGTGATGCCCATTTCTTCCGTGCACGGTCACGGCACAGGCGATCTGCTGGATGCAGTGTGCGCCCATCTGGACTTCAGCGAGACCGTGGTGGAGGAGGACCGTATCCCTGTTGCCATCATCGGTCGCCCCAACGTGGGCAAGTCCAGCCTGACCAACCGCATTCTGGGTGAGAACCGCATGATCGTGGCCAACGAGGCCGGCACCACCCGCGATGCCATCGACACCCCGGTGGACAACGCCTACGGCAAGTTCATCTTTACCGATACCGCCGGTCTGCGCAAGCGCAGCAACATCAGCGATGGTCTGGAGCGCTACATGGTGGTGCGTGCCCTGGCTGCTGTGGAGCGCAGCCGCGTGGCGCTGATCCTTGTGGATGCCACCGTCGGCTTTACCGAGCAGGACAGCAAGGTGGCTGGCTACGCCCACGAGCAGGGCAAGGCCTGCATCATTGTGGTGAACAAGTGGGATGCCGTGGAAGGCAAGGAGACCAACACCATGGAGCTGCAGCGCCGCGGCTATGCCGAGTGCTTCAGCTTTATGGGCTATGCACCTATTATCTTCATCTCTGCCCAGACCGGCTACAACGTGAACAAGCTGATGCAGCTCATCCGGGATGTGGACGCCGAGAACGATGCCCGCGTGCCCACCGGCGTGCTGAACGAGATGCTGGCCCGCGCGACCGCCCGGATGCAGCCCCCCAGCGACAAGGGCCGCCGCCTGAAGATCTACTACCTGACGCAGGCCTCTACCCGTCCCCCCACGTTCGTGGCCTTCGTGAACGCAAAGCACCTGTTCCACTTCAGCTATCAGCGGTATCTCATCAACCAGATCCGCGAAAACTTTGGTCTGGAGCACACGCCCATCCGTCTGGTCGTGCGGGAGCGCGGCTCCGGCGAAGTGGGTGCCAAGGACGTATAA
- the plsY gene encoding glycerol-3-phosphate 1-O-acyltransferase PlsY, whose amino-acid sequence MMESVLIAAVSAVQAYLLGSIDTGILVSKFLYHDDVRKYGSGAAGMTNMLRTFGKKAAALTAFGDVLKGVLAVCIGRWLFTLMPESTTLSPYLAVYLAAIFAIIGHLKPLYFGFKGGKGVLVAGGTILAIQPVLIPFLAVIFLACLLPTGMVSLGSVTMAALYPVLTILYGVFRGYSAADLTVCAIGSVIMGAMVIYMHRSNIQRIREGKEYRFGRHGKK is encoded by the coding sequence ATGATGGAATCTGTTCTCATCGCTGCGGTGTCCGCCGTGCAGGCGTATCTGCTGGGCAGCATCGACACCGGTATCCTCGTCAGCAAGTTTTTGTACCACGATGACGTACGCAAGTACGGCAGCGGCGCTGCAGGCATGACCAATATGCTGCGCACCTTCGGTAAAAAGGCAGCGGCACTTACCGCTTTCGGTGATGTGCTCAAGGGCGTGCTGGCGGTGTGCATCGGCCGCTGGCTGTTCACCCTGATGCCGGAGAGCACTACGCTCTCGCCGTATCTTGCGGTGTACCTTGCTGCCATCTTTGCCATTATCGGCCATTTGAAGCCCCTGTATTTCGGCTTCAAGGGCGGCAAGGGTGTGCTGGTGGCGGGCGGCACCATTCTGGCCATCCAGCCGGTGCTGATCCCCTTTCTGGCGGTCATCTTTCTGGCCTGCCTGCTGCCCACCGGCATGGTGTCTCTGGGCAGCGTGACCATGGCGGCACTTTACCCGGTGCTCACCATTCTGTACGGCGTGTTCCGGGGCTACTCTGCCGCCGACCTTACCGTGTGCGCCATCGGCTCGGTGATCATGGGCGCAATGGTCATTTATATGCACCGCTCCAACATCCAGCGCATCCGCGAGGGCAAGGAGTACCGCTTTGGCCGTCACGGCAAAAAGTAA
- a CDS encoding substrate-binding domain-containing protein: MKNAKISRRSFLLGLAACSAAGVLTACKGTDAPSGSTASSAAEQPASSAASPTVQQPEPFLTVEEFPPLDGSTACIPLMAQMLADTTGMDLEEARSSITVSTTAYAWENFGLYDTTTRMLVVYEAPDYVKEELQEANVQLEQKPIGVDALVFIVNEDNPVQALSQQQLRDIYAGKITNWKDVGGKDQAIVAFQRGEDSGSQTLFKKLLIQGGALMTPPSELAPAAMGELVDSIADYNNSANAIGFSVYYYIDQMYSKPGLRLLAVDGVTPGNDTLADGSYPLCNDFYAVIHPDAAADSPERILYDWLDTDAGQDCIKKSGYVAVGPQTTVTIVD, from the coding sequence ATGAAAAACGCTAAAATTTCCCGCCGCAGCTTTCTGCTGGGGCTGGCTGCCTGCTCCGCTGCCGGGGTACTGACCGCCTGCAAGGGCACGGATGCGCCCTCCGGCAGCACCGCTTCCTCTGCCGCAGAGCAGCCCGCATCCTCTGCTGCTTCCCCGACTGTGCAGCAGCCGGAGCCTTTTCTGACCGTGGAGGAGTTTCCCCCGCTGGACGGCAGCACCGCCTGCATCCCCCTGATGGCGCAGATGCTGGCCGATACCACCGGCATGGACTTGGAAGAAGCCCGCAGCAGCATTACCGTGAGCACCACCGCCTACGCATGGGAAAACTTTGGCCTGTACGACACCACCACCCGGATGCTGGTGGTGTACGAAGCGCCGGACTATGTAAAGGAAGAGCTGCAAGAGGCCAACGTACAGCTGGAACAAAAGCCCATCGGGGTGGACGCGCTGGTGTTCATCGTCAACGAGGACAACCCTGTGCAGGCGCTTAGCCAGCAGCAGCTGCGGGACATCTACGCCGGGAAGATCACCAACTGGAAGGATGTGGGCGGCAAAGATCAGGCTATCGTCGCCTTCCAGCGCGGCGAGGACTCCGGCAGCCAGACCCTGTTCAAAAAGCTGCTCATTCAGGGCGGTGCGCTGATGACCCCGCCCTCTGAGTTGGCTCCCGCCGCCATGGGTGAGCTGGTGGACAGCATTGCCGATTACAACAACAGCGCCAACGCCATCGGTTTTTCCGTGTATTACTACATCGACCAGATGTACTCTAAGCCCGGGCTGCGGCTGCTGGCGGTGGACGGTGTGACCCCCGGCAACGACACCCTTGCCGACGGCAGCTACCCCCTGTGCAACGATTTTTACGCCGTCATCCACCCGGATGCCGCCGCCGACAGCCCGGAGCGCATCCTGTATGACTGGCTGGACACCGACGCCGGGCAGGACTGCATCAAAAAGTCCGGCTATGTGGCCGTCGGCCCGCAGACCACCGTCACCATCGTGGATTGA